DNA from Rubripirellula lacrimiformis:
AATGCGAGTTTGGGTTTGGCCGGTGAAACGCTACATAGTCGCCGCCAATCCGATGGGGGAACAGCACGACGTCCTTGTTTTCGCTGGCGAAGATGATCCCGTGCCGCTTGAACCGCTGGAAGTCCTTGGTAGACATCAGCGCGGTCGCGGCGCCCGATTTGGAAACCGCGACATAAGTGATCCAGAAAGTATCATCAATTTTCGTGATCCGCGGATCTTCGATTCCGAAGCCTTCCCACGCGTGCTCGGGCAACAACCGACCAACGAATTCCCAAAGGTCAGGGGCGCTGCGCGACTGACGAAAGATTTGCAAATGGGACACCGACGTCAGCCGAAGATCGCCGCTCTGGTCCAATGCAACGACTCTCGCATCGGTAAGTCGCAGGTCCTCATCACGGACCCAATCGACCACCGGCTCTCCGCTGCTTTCCCAGCGTGGAAGCGAGGTCCATCCCGACCTTCGTTCGCTAGGCCGCTCGGCAACACGCGCCAGCATGACCATGCCATCGTCGACCGCAGCAACCGCAGGATTGAAGACGCCGATGACTTCCCAGTCCGGTTGGGAAGGCGTGATATCGCACGGTTCGAGTAAAAGTGAATCAGAGTTTCTGGTGATCAACGCTGGCCTCCCAACATCTGACGTGAGTCTGGACCTCTTTCCCATCGATCGCGAAGCGCAAGCAGTAGCTCGCCGCAAAGATGGCGTCGATTCGTTCGCCAGTCCGCTGTGGGAATGAGTGGACCGTCCGCCGCTATCGCCCGGAACGAATCGCGGTCATGCCACTGGTCCGGTACCGGGGACCAAGGAAGACTCCTCGATCCGATACCCGCTTGCCGACTCGTCAAAAACCAAGCGGTGGGAAATCGCGACGGTGTCCGAATTTAACTGAAATGATTCCAAAACCGATTCGAACGTCGCGGCATTTAGAATGGGTTGTCCAGCAGCGGTCGCATCGACCACGACTAGATTCAACGCTGCCGTATCCAGTTCGATTTGATTCTGCAAATACCCTTTGACCAGCGGATAGGGCGTCAGTGCGATCGAGCTAGCCGCTTGGAAAGCGTCGTATTCAGGCTTATCCGAAAATCCGAAAACAACGGTTGCCACCGAGTCCGAAGACGCCTGCAAAACAGACGGGCAAGTCGGACGCGAACCATCCTTCAAGACATAACGCGGTGCCTTGGCAAAACCGTCGACCATGATCGCCTCCTTGGGCCATCGACAGGCCTGCTGCCGTTTGTCTGTCGGAGAGAATCTCCGGCCAGAACGAACCGCGAATCGCGAAAAGACGACGTTCCAACCACCAAAGAGGTGGGGAACCGCTACCGGCATCTGGATGCTCGTTTCGCGCAGGCCAACAACTCAGGCTACCACGATTCCCAATTCACGCAATCGCAAAGCGATCGACGATTCCATTTCAAAACCGCTGCAGTGCACTGAACGCGAGTGGCAGTCGGGTAATTCCGACGAATCCCAATGGAGAGAATCCGCCGCGTGCTGTGGATCAAGCAACGAGCGATCAATCAGTGTCGCGACTAAAGTCATCTCAACCCAGCCGCGCAGCGGTTTGCGGGGGAGGAGAGTTAGAGAGAGGGGGGAAGAACGAAACGACACTGATTGATCGCTCGTTGCCAACACAGATTCCGCCTTACGCGGCAGCCGCCGCAATCCAGATCGCAAGCCGAGGCGAACCTGTCAAACGGAAGCCCCAGTCACGGTCCAGGTGGAGTTGGGGTGGATTTGCGTTCGATCCAGATCAGCAGTCCATCGGTAGGATTCATTTCAACCGTTGATGCACCACCCGGTAGCATCTTGCTCTTCCTGCCGCTAAATAGCATCCGCGGCATGTCGCTGTCGGAGGAAACCGTTTGGTTTTTGCCATACACACGGAATCCCCAGCCAACGCTCTCTTTCCTATCTAGCCAAGCGGGATGGTGATGGATGGGAAATCGAGGACCGCGCTGGCCATTGTCTGTTTGGAACTGCCAGACGCCGCTGGCGTCCTGAAAAATGCCAACATCCAACGTAAACGGAACTCCACCTTGAAGAGGTTTCGCGTAGGCATCCAGGAAGGCACCATCGATCGCTTGTGACTTCGCAGG
Protein-coding regions in this window:
- a CDS encoding glycoside hydrolase family 130 protein, translating into MITRNSDSLLLEPCDITPSQPDWEVIGVFNPAVAAVDDGMVMLARVAERPSERRSGWTSLPRWESSGEPVVDWVRDEDLRLTDARVVALDQSGDLRLTSVSHLQIFRQSRSAPDLWEFVGRLLPEHAWEGFGIEDPRITKIDDTFWITYVAVSKSGAATALMSTKDFQRFKRHGIIFASENKDVVLFPHRIGGDYVAFHRPNPNSHFCAPQIWIARSPDLIHWGRHEPIVGGVQPWEGDRVGSGTPPVLTDEGWLMLYHGSATSEVAGIVGCYSAGACLFDRDDPTRVVARSREPIMSPTTEYETNGFVPNVVFPTALLDFGDDWQLFYGAADTCVAATRFSKQSISDSLLPMLGKP